In one Candidatus Acidulodesulfobacterium acidiphilum genomic region, the following are encoded:
- a CDS encoding glycosyltransferase family 1 protein, producing the protein MAEKINRIFLECSETYIENLNTGIQRVVKNIVKRSEKMSKKYKVPIIPVVLDSKNGYVDLQFFLSQRNGNNKCNNNDNKPQVNKIKKIKEFIKKILKENFKLKETDVIFKFSKFLWILMKKLKYMLIGFRQVIHYSLLPISSEKTIIPQEGDLLILLDGFWGYRYNNYFTYFCRRFKQKGGMIIAVIYDIIPLTNPEFFEKELVERFKKKIYAFKNLVDVIMTISKNEAENIKNYLKDNLKIENKKVLYFELGTDFIDKCLDESFYNGESSNLIIHENYAVIRNELIKLKELKAAKTSNLYLMVGTIEPRKGHNYTLEAFEELWSGGFNGFLVISGRIGWKIEDLLKKIENSPCLGKNLFIFNDLSDEELDFLYKNSDAVICASKREGFGLPLVEAAFCGKKVFASDIPVFREIGEKYPVFSYFKAQKSGLIQAIKQFENTKKGKGKVLEKINADFDVSSLDFNSATAPDSHTNADYLTWEQSVDTFFSKIFAL; encoded by the coding sequence ATGGCTGAAAAAATAAACAGGATTTTTTTGGAATGTTCCGAAACCTATATAGAAAATTTAAATACGGGAATACAGAGGGTCGTTAAAAATATAGTTAAGCGTTCGGAAAAAATGTCTAAAAAATATAAAGTACCGATAATTCCAGTCGTATTAGACTCTAAAAACGGCTATGTAGATTTGCAGTTTTTTTTGAGCCAAAGAAACGGTAATAACAAATGCAATAACAACGATAATAAACCGCAAGTTAATAAAATAAAAAAAATAAAAGAATTTATTAAAAAAATTTTAAAAGAAAATTTTAAATTAAAGGAAACCGACGTTATTTTTAAATTTTCAAAATTTTTATGGATTTTAATGAAAAAACTGAAATATATGCTTATCGGTTTTCGTCAGGTGATTCATTATTCGTTGTTGCCTATATCGTCGGAAAAGACTATTATTCCTCAGGAGGGAGATTTATTAATTTTATTGGACGGTTTTTGGGGTTACCGCTATAATAATTATTTTACTTATTTTTGCAGACGATTCAAACAAAAGGGCGGTATGATAATTGCGGTTATTTACGATATAATTCCCCTGACCAATCCCGAATTTTTTGAAAAAGAACTGGTTGAGCGGTTTAAAAAAAAAATTTATGCTTTTAAAAATTTAGTAGATGTAATAATGACTATATCGAAAAACGAAGCGGAAAATATAAAAAATTACCTTAAAGACAATCTTAAGATAGAGAATAAGAAAGTTTTATATTTTGAACTAGGTACCGATTTTATCGATAAATGTTTAGATGAAAGCTTTTATAACGGCGAAAGTTCCAACCTTATTATACATGAAAATTATGCCGTTATAAGAAACGAACTAATAAAATTAAAAGAATTAAAAGCGGCAAAAACTTCGAATTTATATTTGATGGTTGGAACTATTGAGCCTAGAAAAGGTCATAATTATACATTAGAAGCGTTCGAAGAATTATGGAGCGGCGGTTTTAACGGATTTTTAGTCATCTCCGGAAGGATAGGCTGGAAGATAGAAGATTTGCTTAAAAAAATAGAAAACTCTCCTTGTTTAGGCAAAAACTTATTTATTTTTAATGATTTAAGCGACGAAGAATTAGATTTTTTATATAAGAATTCTGATGCGGTAATATGCGCTTCTAAAAGGGAGGGTTTCGGTTTGCCTTTGGTTGAAGCGGCATTTTGCGGTAAAAAAGTGTTTGCAAGCGATATACCGGTTTTTAGGGAAATTGGAGAGAAATACCCCGTATTTTCGTATTTTAAAGCTCAAAAATCGGGGCTCATTCAAGCTATTAAACAATTTGAAAATACAAAGAAAGGAAAAGGAAAGGTTTTAGAAAAAATAAACGCCGATTTCGACGTCTCCAGTTTAGATTTTAATTCTGCCACTGCCCCTGATTCCCATACAAATGCAGACTATTTAACTTGGGAACAATCGGTAGATACTTTTTTTTCTAAAATATTTGCTTTATAA